The Candida dubliniensis CD36 chromosome 2, complete sequence genome contains a region encoding:
- a CDS encoding hypothetical zinc finger protein, Candida conserved (Similar to C. albicans ZFU3), translating to MLLSHFMNLNTVDSAVLTSSFSVDSSEEAQAFFRTGTKYLQESIDERKHLLQDNSSFGIESIIVNDLISFGCLLIYNHKLVPLISATGYDVISMAKEYSDTRNLYSLSMTGLRLESLFFPKANPILTCPPGTNFWFTRILELEIMTFTSGNGSKSNNLEEYFQTLQDTFLLLKDACYAMAIVRFPFPLIACLTNFSDKYRQLLRNGDEFALRLLFIYSCLCVISRISLNRNDNIFVDYIMEFKTNFFRKYGDFSYPIDRELYHLVTRTNFVVDFGDMSRFHPLQQCEPLMDLSWLEMYIRTLEKTNSLNSSIQ from the coding sequence ATGTTGCTACTGCATTTTATGAATTTAAATACTGTTGACTCCGCGGTATTAACCAGCTCATTTTCTGTGGATTCAAGCGAAGAAGCTCAGGCTTTTTTCAGAACCGGAACAAAATATCTACAGGAACTGATTGATGAGAGAAAGCATTTGCTACAGGACAATTCAAgttttggaattgaaaGCATAATTGTAAATGACTTGATCAGTTTTGGCTGCCTTTTGATTTACAACCACAAACTTGTACCGTTAATTTCAGCTACTGGTTACGATGTGATTTCCATGGCAAAAGAATATAGTGATACTAGGAATTTGTACTCTCTACTGATGACAGGGTTACGATTAGAATCTTTGTTTTTCCCCAAAGCAAACCCCATATTGACATGTCCACCAGGAACCAATTTTTGGTTCACACGAATTTTGGAACTTGAAATAATGACTTTCACATCGGGAAATGGGagtaaatcaaataatctAGAAGAATATTTCCAAACACTTCAGGATACCTTTTTATTACTAAAGGACGCCTGCTATGCCATGGCAATAGTGAGATTCCCATTTCCTCTAATTGCATGCCTAACGAATTTTAGTGACAAATACAGACAATTACTTCGCAATGGAGATGAATTTGCACTAAGACTACTATTTATTTACTCATGCCTCTGCGTGATTTCCAGAATATCTTTGAACAGAAATGacaatatttttgttgattacATAATGGAATtcaaaaccaatttttttagaaaataTGGAGACTTTAGTTACCCGATTGATAGAGAATTATACCATTTGGTTACACGAACTAACTTTGTGGTTGACTTTGGCGATATGTCACGATTTCATCCATTACAGCAATGTGAGCCACTTATGGATCTAAGTTGGTTGGAGATGTACATCAGGACTTTAGAAAAGACGAACTCTTTAAATCTGAGCATACAATAA
- a CDS encoding replication factor C subunit, putative (spliced gene;~Similar to S. cerevisiae RFC1): protein MVNISDFFKNNPQSGSKRKAQGATSSNATKRAKTAPPQPETEVIVLDDDDDDVQVISKPVKKETDKRSTKRKASAIDDDEDDDDYDKHNKQNTQRSPKKETVSSVPKMSPKKKASSSSKSTSATKKTNVAAGGTSTVDTAQQILSTIPDAELPDVDPAKKVNFFALNAARNETTQTAVDLPEAQPNCLMGLTIVFTGQMPNLDRGTAEQTAKQYGAKVTKSISGKTSLVVLGADAGPSKVQKIKQLKIKAIDEAGFIKLLESMPADGGSGAAAEAAKLKRQQEEAKIIEQAKEEERKEKEAERARAAERAKATTKTTGETFGSQKQEVAAKDKLWTDRHAPTNISQLCGNKGQIQKLQSWLENWFHNQARGFKGNASDPGSFRAVLISGPPGIGKTSAAHLVAKSLGFDIIERNASDVRSKALLNANVKSILNNTSVVGYFKHRDDAEKSSNNKKFCIIMDEVDGMSSGDHGGAGALSQFCKITSMPMILICNDKSLPKMRTFDRTTYDLPFRRPSEIEVRSRLMTIAFREKVKLDPSVIGQMVQATSNDIRQMINLLSTVSKTQKQIGADTMKEVKDSWQKQVVLKPFDIAARLLNSGIWSDPRSSLNDKLNLYFNDFDFSPLMIQENYLITNPRLPGKQIDLVAQAAEDISISDTVNSLIRSGEQQWSLLPFHGIMSTVKPSYEVAGQITGRLNFSSWLGQNSKQMKYQRMLQELQYHTRVRTSTTKQELRLDYLDALWQKVVKPIYDNGEEGFDEAIATMDEYYLTKEDFDNIGDMIKQDLKLTTTAKTAFTRKYNNMVHPTIIFKTGNSLNVGGKRAAAPKVDFEDVIDDDMEDVPDDDEGQDTDKIDTKKDKLIKIVPVSKSRSKSKSKSSTGPARKKQKK from the exons ATGGTGAACATCagtgattttttcaaaaataacCCTCAATCGGGGTCT AAACGTAAAGCGCAAGGAGCAACTTCGCTGAACGCGACGAAGAGAGCCAAAACTGCACCTCCTCAACCAGAAACAGAGGTTATCGTATTGgacgatgacgatgatgatgtgCAAGTGATTTCAAAACCTGTAAAGAAGGAGACGGATAAAAGACtgacaaaaagaaaggcATCCGCAATtgacgatgatgaagatgatgatgactaCGACAAGCATAACAAGCAAAACACCCAAAGATCACCCAAGAAAGAAACAGTGTCTTCAGTACCGAAAATGTCACCTAAAAAGAAGGCCTCATCgtcatcaaaatcaacttcAGCTACAAAAAAGACTAATGTAGCAGCAGGTGGTACATCAACGGTTGACACAGCTCAACAGATTCTATCAACTATCCCTGACGCCGAATTGCCAGACGTTGACCCTGCAAAAAAGGTTAACTTTTTTGCTCTAAATGCAGCACGTAACGAGACGACGCAAACAGCAGTGGATCTTCCAGAGGCACAGCCAAATTGTTTGATGGGATTAACAATTGTTTTCACTGGTCAAATGCCTAATTTGGATCGTGGTACTGCAGAACAAACAGCAAAACAGTACGGTGCTAAAGTAACCAAGTCCATTCTGGGTAAAACAAGCTTAGTGGTACTTGGAGCAGATGCTGGTCCTTCAAAAGTTCAGAAAATTAAGCAACTCAAAATTAAAGCAATTGATGAAGCAggatttatcaaattgttgGAACTGATGCCTGCTGATGGAGGATCAGGTGCAGCTGCAGAAGCGGCCAAATTGAAACGTCAACAGGAAGAAGCCAAGATTATTGAACAGGCAAAGGAGGAagagagaaaagaaaaagaagcGGAAAGAGCTAGAGCTGCCGAAAGAGCCAAAGCAACCACCAAAACCACAGGTGAAACATTTGGTTCCCAAAAGCAAGAAGTCGCCGCTAAGGATAAATTGTGGACAGATAGACATGCTCCCACTAATATTAGTCAATTATGTGGTAATAAAGgacaaattcaaaaattacAAAGTTGGTTGGAAAACTGGTTTCACAATCAGGCAAGAGGGTTCAAGGGAAATGCATCAGACCCTGGTTCTTTCCGAGCAGTTTTGATTAGTGGGCCGCCAGGGATTGGTAAAACATCTGCTGCACACTTAGTTGCCAAAAGTCTTGGGtttgatattattgaaagaaacGCGTCTGATGTTCGTTCCAAGGCTTTGTTAAACGCTAatgttaaatcaattttgaaCAATACTTCGGTTGTCGGATACTTCAAACATCGCGATGACGCTGAAAAGAgttcaaacaacaaaaaattttgtatAATTATGGATGAAGTTGATGGTATGTCTAGCGGTGATCACGGTGGAGCAGGGGCATTATCTCAATTCTGTAAGATTACCAGTATGccaatgattttaatttgtaATGACAAATCCTTGCCCAAAATGAGAACATTTGATAGAACCACCTATGATTTACCGTTCAGAAGACCAAGTGAGATAGAAGTCAGGAGCAGATTGATGACTATTGCATTCAGAGAAAAAGTCAAGTTAGATCCAAGTGTTATTGGACAAATGGTGCAAGCAACATCTAATGATATTAGACAAatgatcaatttattatcaactgTTTCCAAGACACAAAAGCAAATTGGTGCAGACACCATGAAGGAAGTTAAAGATAGTTGGCAGAAGCAGGTTGTATTGAAACCGTTTGATATTGCTGCAAGATTATTGAATCTGGGTATATGGTCGGATCCGAGACTGTCATTAAATGacaaattaaatttgtattttaatgatttcGATTTTTCTCCATTAATGATTCAGGAAAACTATTTGATAACCAATCCAAGATTGCCTggtaaacaaattgatctTGTGGCTCAAGCAGCAGAGGACATCAGTATATCAGACACTGTCAACTCGTTGATAAGATCTGGTGAACAACAATGGAGTTTGTTACCTTTCCATGGTATTATGTCCACAGTTAAGCCTAGTTATGAGGTAGCAGGTCAAATTACTGGTCGTTTGAACTTTAGCAGTTGGTTAGGACAGAATTCGaaacaaatgaaatatcAAAGAATGCTACAAGAATTGCAGTATCATACAAGGGTTAGAACTTCAACcacaaaacaagaattgcGTCTCGATTACTTAGATGCATTGTGGCAGAAAGTAGTTAAACCTATTTATGACAATGGAGAAGAAGGATTTGATGAAGCAATTGCAACTATGGatgaatattatttgaCAAAAGAggattttgataatattggGGATATGATCAAacaagatttgaaattaactACTACAGCTAAGACTGCGTTTACTAGAAAATACAATAACATGGTGCATCCaaccattattttcaaaaccGGGAATTCGTTGAATGTTGGTGGAAAAAGGGCTGCTGCACCAaaagttgattttgaagatgtcattgatgatgatatggAGGATGTCCCAGACGATGATGAGGGTCAGGATActgataaaattgatacTAAAAAAGACAAGTTGATCAAAATAGTTCCCGTTTCGAAATCTAGgtccaaatcaaaatcaaagtcGTCTACTGGACCAGCTAGgaagaaacaaaagaaataa
- a CDS encoding mitogen-activated kinase kinase (MAKK), putative (Similar to S. cerevisiae MKK1;~In S. cerevisiae: involved in protein kinase C signaling pathway that controls cell integrity), with protein sequence MTSIPPLFKVPNTKRTSNNRVLPNLSIPPTTNNKNGNPNTKPGLSVNQNIINHDLQHENLNPLSYQPQQNQHQQYQNPEGLKLSVSPSSASSSKSTKRKPPPIDTKVSDHSSDTMDAGQQGSTDEPEKVDENAYTVKHHLEQLTPYDWHLIANADKIVEVSSLGEGNGGAVTKCYIPQLPNKQIFALKLVMCDPNPDLQKQIFRELEVAKKCQHPNIVKYYGTFLLEKQSMMGIAMEYMDGQSLDSIYKEVLKRDKTNRINEKVLGKIANSILSGLDYLHSKNIIHRDIKPSNILLDTKGNVKLCDFGVSGEAVNSFASTFVGTQYYMAPERITGGNYSITSDIWSLGMTLLEVANGSFPIISSLGPIEVVEIISRSNLELKDCEEDNIFWTREFKQFIAKCLTKDYRRRPRPSDFLAHDEWCLIQSKEKVKMDKFVKVVWELNE encoded by the coding sequence ATGACCCTGATACCTCCGCTTTTCAAAGTCCCTAATACAAAACGAACATCAAACAATAGAGTATTACCAAACTTGTCAATCCCACCCacaaccaataataaaaatggCAACCCAAATACAAAACCCGGTCTACTGGTGAATCAGAACATTATTAACCATGATCTACAACATGAGAATTTGAACCCCTTGTCATATCAACCACAACAAAATCAGCATCAACAATACCAAAACCCTGAAGGACTTAAATTGTCGGTCTCTCCTTCATCTGCATCATCATcgaaatcaacaaaaagaaagccACCACCAATAGATACCAAAGTTAGTGATCACTCTTCAGATACAATGGATGCTGGTCAACAGGGCTCGACTGATGAACCGGAAAAAGTGGACGAAAACGCATACACAGTAAAGCATCATTTGGAACAACTCACACCATATGACTGGCATTTGATTGCTAACGCTGATAAGATAGTTGAGGTCAGTAGTTTAGGTGAAGGTAATGGGGGAGCTGTAACCAAATGCTATATTCCACAGTTGccaaataaacaaatatttgCTTTGAAATTAGTTATGTGTGATCCTAATCCTGATTTACAAAAGCAGATATTCCGAGAATTAGAAGTAGCCAAAAAATGTCAACATCCCAACATTGTGAAATATTACGGTACTTTCCTATTAGAGAAACAATCAATGATGGGTATTGCTATGGAATACATGGATGGTCAATCATTGGATTCCATATATAAAGAAGTTCTTAAACGTGATAAAACCAATCGAATAAACGAAAAGGTTTTGGGCAAGATAGCTAATTCTATCTTGTCTGGATTGGACTATTTGCAtctgaaaaatataatccATCGAGACATTAAACCTTCTAATATTCTATTGGATACCAAAGGGAATGTCAAACTTTGTGATTTTGGAGTCAGTGGAGAAGCAGTTAATTCATTCGCTTCTACCTTTGTTGGGACTCAATATTATATGGCACCAGAACGTATCACTGGAGGGAATTATTCTATCACCAGTGATATATGGTCGTTGGGTATGACTCTATTGGAAGTAGCTAATGGTTCTTTTCCTATTATTCTGTCGTTGGGTCCCAttgaagttgttgaaatAATACTGAGGAGTaatttggaattgaaaGACTGTGAAGAAGACAATATATTTTGGACTAGAGAGtttaaacaattcattGCAAAATGTTTGACAAAAGATTACCGAAGACGACCAAGACCAAGTGATTTTTTAGCTCATGATGAATGGTGCTTGATCCAACTGAAAGAAAAGGTGAAGATGGACAAATTTGTTAAAGTGGTGTGGGAGTTGAAtgagtga